The proteins below come from a single Aspergillus oryzae RIB40 DNA, chromosome 5 genomic window:
- a CDS encoding uncharacterized protein (predicted protein), producing MRFLRAGALAASLSATSALKNNTYDYIVVGGGPSGIITAERFAEAGKNVLLLERGVGPTVSTGNNETLSWNRTLTPIDVPGLSADIANLDVWNQYMCTDTDGTAACVLGGGVTVNYMVFVHPPDHDFDDKWPQGWKWEDVKPASERLYQRNPGTTQPSADGNRYDQGLYKVLSKFFNQLGWKSVDMIAAPNEKHQIYSYPAWNIVNEKRAGPVRTYLPLVKDADNFTLRLNSKVNRLVRSGSEVTGVEVVDAVTGKTEVVTLAPHGRVRSLPPRVLFNSGIGPKKQIETAKKSGVAVPPQEEWIDLPVGVGLKDHPIFTINVDTGADFGLLDYDSIVNGSDTTDINLYRQNSGVLTQGKHRMIFFTSNQVNGHTRYYQGSCAPAGEGVVSITAYMTHGLTSEGLLGLDEKGNTVIEQSPYLTTAEDRTAAKLFIDQILYDITDSSTGFKLQGNTNTSAILASPSVGVHYVGTAKMGTDDGRKNGTSVVDTNTKVYGMDNLYVVDGSMHPDLPTGNIQATIMVAAEHAAAKILAQH from the exons ATGAGGTTCCTTCGCGCAGGGGCTTTGGCAGCCTCGCTTTCCGCCACCTCCGCCTTGAAGAATAACACCTACGACTATATTGTTGTCGGCGGTGGTCCTTCTGGTATCATCACAGCGGAGAGATTCGCCGAAGCGGGCAAGAATGTCCTTCTCCTCGAACGAGGTGTCGGTCCCACCGTTAGCACTGGCAACAACGAAACGCTGAGCTGGAACCGTACCTTGACCCCCATCGACGTTCCTGGACTGTCGGCGGATATTGCCAACTTGGACGTCTGGAATCAGTACATGTGTACTGACACCGACGGAACTGCGGCTTGTGTGCTGGGTGGTGGTGTCACGGTCAACTACATGGTCTTTGTCCACCCCCCTGACCATGATTTCGATGACAAGTGGCCCCAGGGATGGAAATGGGAGGATGTCAAGCCCGCGTCTGAGCGTCTGTACCAACGCAATCCCGGAACCACCCAACCTTCTGCCGATGGCAACCGTTACGACCAAGGTCTTTACAAAGTGCTCTCCAAGTTCTTCAACCAGCTGGGTTGGAAGTCAGTCGACATGATTGCCGCTCCGAATGAGAAGCACCAAATCTACAGTTACCCCGCGTGGAACATCGTGAATGAGAAGCGTGCTGGTCCGGTTCGTACCTACCTGCCTCTGGTGAAGGATGCCGACAACTTCACCCTGCGCCTGAACTCTAAGGTCAACCGCCTCGTCAGATCCGGCAGTGAGGTGACTGGcgttgaggttgttgacgCGGTCACTGGAAAAACGGAAGTGGTCACCCTTGCTCCCCATGGCCGTGTG CGCTCTCTACCCCCCCGGGTGCTCTTCAACTCCGGTATCGGCCCTAAGAAGCAGATCGAGACGGCCAAGAAGAGTGGTGTCGCCGTTCCGCCGCAAGAGGAATGGATCGACCTGCCTGTCGGTGTCGGACTCAAAGACCACCCGATCTTCACTATCAATGTAGACACCGGTGCTGAtttcggccttcttgactACGACAGCATTGTCAACGGCTCCGACACTACTGACATTAACCTGTACCGCCAGAACAGCGGAGTCCTCACCCAGGGCAAGCACCGCATGATCTTCTTCACTTCTAACCAGGTCAATGGACACACCCGATACTACCAGGGATCCTGTGCGCCCGCAGGTGAGGGTGTCGTCTCAATCACAGCCTACATGACCCACGGTCTGACTTCTGAGGGCCTCCTCGGTCTGGACGAGAAGGGTAACACCGTGATCGAGCAGTCACCCTACCTGACTACTGCTGAGGACCGCACCGCCGCAAAGCTCTTCATTGATCAGATCCTGTACGACATTACTGACTCATCCACTGGTTTCAAGTTGCAGGGCAACACTAACACCTCTGCTATCCTCGCTTCGCCGTCTGTTGGTGTTCACTATGTCGGCACGGCCAAGATGGGCACTGACGACGGACGCAAGAACGGCACATCCGTGGTCGACACCAACACTAAGGTGTATGGCATGGACAATCTG tatgttgttgatggcagTATGCACCCTGATCTCCCGACGGGTAACATCCAAGCCACCATCATGGTTGCTGCCGAGCATGCTGCTGCTAAGATTCTTGCCCAGCACTAA
- a CDS encoding uncharacterized protein (predicted protein), translated as MLQEHRKFVATITSFPYDLGGNTFVLGDAETIVPFTNMHSMCRAILHNLIDSEGDAGNGRSGTKGPSCLYRFLIRGQYGYGLVYFQYWTSLQLMNCIIDHGA; from the exons ATGCTACAAGAACACCGAAAGTTTGTCGCAACTATCACCTCATTCCCGTATGACCTTGGTGGGAATACCTTTGTTCTCGGGGACGCTGAGACCATCGTGCCCTTCACAAATATGCATTCAATGTGTCGTGCTATCCTTCATAACTTGATAGATAGTGAAGGCGATGCTGGCAATGGCAGATCTGG AACCAAAGGTCCCTCTTGCCTTTATAGATTTTTGATACGGGGCCAGTATGGCTACGGGCTAGTCTATTTCCAATATTGGACTAGCCTCCAGCTTATGAACTGCATTATTGACCACGGCGCCTAG
- a CDS encoding uncharacterized protein (predicted protein) has product MWNAPGRKNWNIPKTLAKFEFIPSDANHPPYRQIKVSLPDTPEEPFVSLDLQPIPLISRPLLPISTAYVPMNLEIVMPPIPQSENWKENGLVGSDNNEWRSVRVDIAGKTGVIKVRGELGDGISFPELNWNGLWFWVDDAKMSCMNVGE; this is encoded by the exons ATGTGGAATGCTCCAGGTCGAAAGAATTGGAATATACCGAAGACA CTAGCCAAATTCGAATTCATTCCATCCGATGCCAACCATCCGCCGTATCGCCAGATCAAAGTCTCACTCCCCGATACTCCGGAAGAACCATTTGTTTCCTTGGATTTACAGCCCATCCCATTGATTTCTAGACCTCTCCTTCCAATTTCCACGGCCTATGTTCCTATGAATCTCGAGATTGTAATGCCGCCAATACCGCAGTCGGAAAACTGGAAGGAGAATGGATTGGTAGGCAGCGACAATAATGAATGGAGATCGGTACGGGTTGACATAGCGGGTAAGACGGGTGTGATAAAAGTAAGAGGCGAGCTTGGGGATGGGATATCATTCCCGGAACTAAACTGGAATGGATTGTGGTTCTGGGTGGATGATGCGAAAATGTCATGTATGAATGTCGGGGAGTAA
- a CDS encoding uncharacterized protein (predicted protein), translating to MTSKPKSPSSLFTMPRLANLRTGSTDYEYGQLPYNHTPDGERMLLSFTLYSPSKFVTTNVSSGDVANCKFPSIPKKMDERWKRNATWGIIGTAFFLMVSFTGVAIAFTVVFAVKSPNVGGYRSDSPEYALYKNTRFEECYRAPGSTTNCTAMRVALNSSTITGFGYLRSSAVLNENNSSEWCEAVSCFNDYKVIPSTPRDSAMWPTLLTSWATCAGFLVGSLFQLLLQQKALYSPRNKPCKGLGEVHWYSWLFIGYDLVSFIWWWVSFGKLAAAPESAATPFIVGWVIPWKYAGLFRYHPFSCAFGTNRRGKNVARGIFYILAVIQWIASWYVIHINLPSLTAPGPGWGLRAPDPSYDCVQSQIDAAPGASTCSATQICSRNWLFVDFGFHLLYLNANPLIAIGLIFLALTLLALSPLAMMIFACFLRDKSPSLSPRSMLRWADPGPIAIISLLSVFEIITGCILVVDMVKRLNGTPDATVAFDWECQAIHVALSPWRYYIDLDYERGWRIAKLWFNS from the coding sequence ATGACTTCTAAGCCAAAATCGCCATCCAGCCTCTTCACCATGCCGCGACTGGCTAATTTGCGAACAGGGTCAACGGACTATGAGTATGGCCAACTCCCGTATAATCACACACCTGATGGCGAACGTATGTTGCTGTCCTTCACTCTCTATTCTCCCTCGAAATTTGTAACCACTAATGTTTCTTCAGGTGATGTCGCCAATTGCAAATTCCCTTCAATACCTAAGAAGATGGACGAAAGGTGGAAGCGAAATGCCACCTGGGGAATTATAGGGACTGCCTTCTTCCTAATGGTCAGTTTTACGGGAGTCGCGATAGCTTTCACCGTAGTGTTCGCGGTGAAATCCCCCAATGTTGGCGGCTACAGGTCCGACAGCCCAGAATACGCGCTCTACAAAAACACTCGATTTGAGGAATGCTACAGGGCACCAGGATCCACGACAAATTGTACCGCCATGCGGGTCGCACTGAATAGCAGCACCATTACTGGCTTTGGGTACCTCCGCAGTAGCGCGGTATTGAACGAGAACAACAGCTCGGAATGGTGCGAAGCCGTGAGCTGCTTCAATGACTACAAGGTCATTCCGTCTACTCCACGCGATTCGGCCATGTGGCCGACTCTCCTCACTAGCTGGGCCACATGTGCTGGCTTTCTAGTAGGATCACTGTTTCAGCTTTTGTTACAGCAGAAAGCGTTGTACAGCCCGAGAAACAAGCCTTGCAAAGGGCTCGGTGAGGTACACTGGTACAGTTGGCTCTTTATTGGCTATGATCTAGTTTCGTTCATTTGGTGGTGGGTGTCATTTGGTAAACTGGCTGCCGCGCCAGAGAGCGCTGCCACACCCTTCATAGTTGGCTGGGTAATCCCCTGGAAATATGCCGGCCTGTTCAGATACCATCCATTTTCTTGTGCCTTTGGAACCAACCGTCGTGGGAAAAATGTTGCACGGGGGATCTTTTACATCCTAGCAGTCATCCAGTGGATTGCTTCGTGGTACGTGATCCATATCAATCTTCCCTCCCTTACGGCTCCTGGCCCTGGTTGGGGCCTGCGTGCGCCGGATCCAAGCTACGATTGCGTGCAGTCTCAAATCGACGCTGCGCCCGGAGCTTCGACTTGCTCAGCGACACAGATCTGCTCACGCAATTGGCTGTTCGTTGATTTTGGGTTTCATCTCTTATATCTGAATGCGAACCCACTTATCGCTATCGGGTTAATCTTCCTTGCATTGACACTACTGGCCCTTTCGCCTCTCGCCATGATGAtctttgcttgtttcttgAGAGATAAAAGCCCGAGCTTATCGCCTCGTAGCATGCTACGATGGGCAGATCCAGGACCGATTGCTATCATTTCCTTGCTCTCCGTTTTTGAGATTATTACTGGGTGCATACTGGTTGTCGATATGGTAAAGAGACTCAATGGTACTCCGGACGCGACAGTCGCTTTCGACTGGGAGTGTCAGGCTATTCATGTGGCCTTGAGTCCTTGGAGATATTACATTGATCTGGACTATGAACGGGGGTGGCGGATTGCTAAGTTGTGGTTCAATTCGTGA
- a CDS encoding uncharacterized protein (predicted protein) yields MVSRMNRSQETRSQDLEGISSQCSLSDDGESQEEPTEACHCYRDTEIDESSHVFNGDMVDGMKAPRVRKHHMRGGSVKGKSKLVNGDLDRHTFLAFFCQD; encoded by the exons ATGGTTTCCCGTATGAACAGAAGTCAAGAGACCAGAAGCCAGGATT TGGAAGGTATCAGCAGCCAATGCTCACTGTCTGACGACGGGGAGTCACAGGAAGAGCCCACGGAGGCTTGCCACTGTTACCGGGATACTGAGATCGACGAGTCCTCTCACGTCTTTAATGGAGATATGGTTGATGGCATGAAAGCTCCACGGGTGCGGAAGCATCATATGCGGGGAGGCTCGGTGAAGGGAAAGAGCAAGCTGGTTAATGGTGACCTTGATAGACACACCTTTCTTGCGTTTTTCTGTCAAGATTAA
- a CDS encoding uncharacterized protein (predicted protein): MASSSTEGLLPADGNLTSYDQREDGNMMEMVEVVVDRAKNELNETGRNILADVSQSVDDSLEQVNQAKDDTLAQVNRVRDDTLMQVNRAAQAVQAVQAAQPVQPVQAQAAQPAICACVQNNTCPCKGTFSFSR, encoded by the coding sequence ATGGCTAGCTCGAGTACAGAGGGACTTCTCCCAGCTGATGGAAACTTAACGAGTTACGATCAGCGCGAGGATGGTAatatgatggagatggtggaagtCGTGGTGGATAGGGcgaagaatgaattgaatgaAACTGGACGGAACATTCTCGCGGACGTCAGTCAATCTGTAGATGATTCTCTCGAGCAAGTCAATCAAGCTAAAGATGACACTCTCGCTCAAGTCAATCGAGTTAGAGATGACACTCTCATGCAAGTGAATCGAGCTGCCCAGGCTGTCCAAGCTGTCCAAGCTGCACAACCCGTGCAACCGGTGCAAGCACAGGCAGCACAACCAGCGATATGTGCATGTGTGCAGAATAACACCTGTCCGTGCAAAGGgacattctctttctccaggTAA